The nucleotide window ACGGCAAGGACAGCGCCCGAGGGTCTTCCCCGGACGGCAGCGCCGGTCTCGCGCGACACCGTAACGGGGCTGCCCGACGAGCAGTACTTCTGGCTGCGCCTTCGGGAAGACTACCGGCGGGCGCGGCGTCAAGGCATCCCTCTCTCCCTGACGCTCGTCGACGTGAACAACCTGAGCGCCATCAACGAATCGTACGGGAGAGAATGCGGCGACACCGTGCTGAGGCACATCGGGCGCGTTGTGGAGTCGAGCAAGCGGGCGTCCGACGTCGCGGCCAGGCTGAGCGACGACGAGATCGCGGTCATCCTCCTCGAGTGCAATCGCGATGGGGCGAGGGCGTTCGTGCGGCGGCTGGAGCATCTGGTGACCCGGCAGCCGCCGAGCATCACTGTCAGGGGCGAAGCCATCGTCCTGTGGGTCGGCGTATGCATAGGAGTGGCTTCGGCGCTGGAGGGAGAGGCGAGCGCGGAGGAGTTGATGGCGCGGGCCCGTCACGACCTGGACGTGGCGCGCGAAGAGCGCGATCGGCGTCGTGTGCGCTGGGCCCGGATCTAGGCTGCAGATGGTTCCGTTTGTCGCGCGTGACGGTGGGTGTAGGATACAGAGGCGGAGCCACCGTTATGCCGTCTACGTCCAGCAATGAGCCCACCGTACTGACCATCGGCCATTCGACACGCCCCCTCGACGAATTCCTGGCGCTGCTCAAGGAGCACGGCGTGACCCTGCTTGTCGACGTGCGCACCGTCCCCGGCTCGCGCAGGAACCCCCAGTTCAATCGCGACGACCTGGCGCGGGCGTTGGAGAAAGCGGGGGTCCGCTACGCGCACGCCGCCGGCCTGGGTGGTCTCCGCCGCGCCCGCGCCGATTCGCCCAATGCGGGATGGCGCAACCCGGCGTTTCGCGGTTTCGCCGACTACATGCAGACGGACGCCTTTCAGGAAGGTATCGCCTCGCTGATAGACGCGGCGCGAAAGGAATGCGTCGCCATCATGTGCGCGGAGGCGCTGCCCTGGCGCTGCCACCGCTCGCTGATAAGCGACGCCCTGACGGTCAGGGGTGTGCGGGTCGAGCACATCATGGGGCGGAGGAAGACGCAGCCCCATCGGGTCACGCCCTGGGCGCGCGTGGAAGGCGGGCGGATCACATACCCGCCACCGCTCGATGCGGACTAGAGGGACGGCGCTGCGGCCTCACCCCTAACGGCTTCCTGTGATACGATCGCGAACGTGCGGTCGCCTGCGTATCTCGTGCTCGCCCTCGGCGTCATCGCCGTCTCGTCCGCCGCCGTCCTTATCCGCGAGGCGGAGGCCCCCGCGCTCGTTATCGCCGCCTACCGGCTGGGGCTGGCGGCGATGCCCGCGGGCGCGGCGGCCGTCGTCCTGGCGCCGAGGTACCCGTTCCAGGCGCGAAGCCTCCGCTGGCCGCTGCTGGCGGGCGCGTTTCTCGCCCTCCACTTCGGGTTCTGGATTGCGTCGCTTCAGCAGACTTCCGTAATCACTTCCGTTGTGCTGGTCACTACCAACCCGCTCTTCGTCGGGCTGGCTTCGCCCTTCCTGCTGAAGGAGAGAGTGGCGAAGGCGACGTGGGCGGGGATCGCGGTGTCGATAGCGGGGGCAGGCGTGATGGCGGTGGAAGACGTCGGCGAAGGCTGGGGCACGCTGACGGGCGACCTCTATGCGCTGCTGGGTGCGGTCTTCAGCGCCGCCTATCTGATGACGGGCCGGAGGGCGCGCCGAGAGATGGCGTGGACAGGCTACATCGGCGCGGCCTACACGGCGGCGGCTTTGCTGCTGGTCGCCTCGGTCATCGTTGCGGGCGAGTCCTTCACCGGTTACAGCGCGAAGACGTTCCTGATGTTCGGGCTGCTTGCCCTCGTGCCGCAACTCATCGGGCACTCGGCGATCAACTGGTCGCTGGCTTACGTCCCCGCCGCCCTGGTCGCGGTCGCCATCCTGGGGGAGCCGGTGGGCGCGACAGCTCTCGCCGCGTTCGTTCTCGGCGAGACGCCGACGGCGCTGGAGCTGTTGGGGTCGGCTTTTGTGCTCGCGGGCGTCTACGTCGCCCTCCGGCCGGCGAGGCGCCCTTCGGAAGCGGTGCCGTTGGAACAAGCGGCGACGTAAGGTCTTCAGGTTGACCTCTTCCCGAGGAGGAAGAGCAAGGGACACGTCGCTTCGTGCAGCAGCCGCAGTACCACGGCGGCGCGGCCGGGCGACAGGTTGCCGCTCCAGGCGGCGACGACGAGGTCGCAGTCGCTCTCAGCGGCGAACTGGATGATCTCGCTTTGCGGGTCGCCGAAGCGCAGCGCTATCTCGACCTCCAGCCCTTGCGGGGCGGGCGTAAGGGCGAAGTTGCTGCGGAAGAACTCATCGCCCCATGCTTCCATCTCGTAAGGCGAGTGGTCGGAGAAGGAGGGCGTCGCGGGGGCCTTTCCCCGCTCCGGGTTGCTCTCGATTACGTGGAGCATCAGGAGGCGGGCGTTTGCCTGCTTGGCGAGGCCGGACGCTTCTTTCAGCGCGAAGGCCGCTTCCGCCGTGCCGTCGAGGGGGACGAGTATGCGGCGCATTCGCCGCAGTCTACCGGTCTGCGACAGGAGGTCGAGGGCCATGCGCACGACGAAGACGGGGCAGGGAGGGTCCTGCAAGACGGGGATAGTCAGGTGCTGCAGCGTCTCCGGCTCTCCCGTTCCGCCGCGCGTGAGCATGATGATGCTATCGGCGCCGATTTCGCCGGCCACGCGTAAGATCTCCTGCGCCGGCTCGCCGACGGCGTTCAGCGGCTCCACCTTCTCCGCCCAATCGCCGCTGATGCCCAGTACGCGGAGCACCTTTTGTCGGGGGAGCGGCTCGGGAGAGACGTACAGGACGCTGATATTCACCTGGCGCAAGTCGGCTATAGCAGCGGCGACGTGCAGGGGCCCTTCCGGGGCTACCGATCCTTCGAGAGGCAGCAGCAGGCTCTTCTTTGTTTCCATTACGTACCGCCTTCCTCGCGCGTGGCTCCCCAGTACGTAAGCTGCGGATCGAAGTCGAAGGTCTCCGCCTCTCCCGTGCCCACTGTCCGCCGCGCCCGGTTGACGCGCACTTCGCACGGTTCTCCCTCCACCTGCAGCGCGAGCGTGCGCGGCCCTACCCTCGCCTGCACCCGCCGTCTCTGCCAGATGAATGAGAAGTCAATGCTTTCGACCGAGGAAGGGAGGAACGGATCGAACTCCAGGAGGTCGTGCGAGAACTTGAGGCCGCCGAGTCCGAAGACGATGGCCTGCCACAGCCCGCCCAGCGAGCCGACGTGAATGCCGGTGGCGGCGCCGCGAAAGTCGTTCCCCAGGTCGATCTCCATCGACCGCTCAAGATAGAACCGGCAGAGCTCGTCATCTCTCATCCACGCGGCGAGCAGGGCGTGGATCGGCGCGCTCAGGGAACTGGTGTGGGCGGTGATGTTTTCGTAGTACTCGAAGTTGCGCCGGGCGGAAGCTTCTGTCCACAGGTCGGGCAACAGGAACAGCGCCATGAGGACGTCCGGCTGCTTCACCGCCCGCATGCGCTGCACGGCGTCGTGTCCGACGGCGATATCCAGGGGGATGCCGGCGCGGCGGTATGATTCGACATCGATCTCGTCCAGGTCGAAGAAGCCGTCGAACTGGGGGACAACTTCATCCTCGTAGAAGGTACTGCGCACCAGCTTTTCGGCGACCTCCCGCCAGCCCATCGGCTCATCATCCCCGACACCGAGCCGGCGAACGAGCTCCCTCGCGCCTCCGGCGTCAACCTTATGGAACCGCTCCAGACAGTTCACGGCCTCGAGCAGCGTCCAGCGGGCCATGGCGTTGGTGTAGGCGTTGTTACTCACGCCGTTATGGTATTCATCGGGGCCGATAACATTGTGAATTGAGTACGCGCCGCCCTCCGGCGAGACCCTGCTCCTCCAGAAGCGAGCGCACTCCACGAGTATCTCCGCCCCGTACCGCCGCATGAACTCGTCGTCGCCAGTTGCCTTCCAGTACTGGACGAGGGCGTAAGGGATGTCGGCGGAGATGTGGTTCTCCTGTTCGCCGTTCAGGATGCGGAGGACGTTGCCGTTAGGGAGGACCGCAAACGGAGGCGTGACATCGTCGCCGGTGTCGGTGGACTCCCAGGCGTACATGGCTCCCTCGTAGCCGAAGCTTTTCGCGCGGTGACGGGCCGCCCCGAGTGTGCGGTATCGGTAGAGCAGGCAGGAGCGGGACGCCTCCTGCCAGGCGAAGGAAAGGAGCGGAAGGACGAAGATCTCGGTATCCCAGAAGACGTGCCCGTGATAAGCGCGCCCGGAGAGATCACGAGGGCCGACCGAAAAGCGGCCATCGACAGCCGCGACCGATGAGAGCAAGTGATAAACGGCGAAGCGGGCGGCCTGCTGCAGTCGAAGGTCGCCACCGATCATGACGTCGGCCAGTTCCCAGCGTTCTTTCCAGACGCGCTGATGATCGGCCAGCACCTCGTCAAAGGCACACTCATGTTCCAGCCCTCCGCCCGTAACCGTCACGATGCGGTTGGCGGCGTTTATAACGAGCGGCTCTTCCTTTCTCGCGTTCGCCGCAATGGAGCCGTCGACGGCCCAGGTACGCGCTGCCTTCACCGTCGATTTTCCTCTCAACAGGTGGGGAGCGGTGAGGTCCTGCGCGCCCAGCACTTCCGTTTCCTCGTCGGCGCTCTCATGGGTGAGTATCACGCCGGTGGGAAAAGAGACGACGACCCGCGCCGGCTCACCCTCCTCGATGCTGAGCTTCAGCGAGTAGAGGTAGCAGTCCGGGACGGAGGCAGCGGCGACACGAAAGGACTCCCAGCGCCAGCGCCGCCCTTCGCCGTCGACGAAGACCCAAGTCCGCTTCGACAGAGCTCGTCGCATATCGAGTTCGCGCGCATGGAGCAGCGTTTCCACTTCCGACATCTCCAGCCGCTGCCCACCGAGAGTAATGTTCAATTGCGCTGGATCGGCCAGCGTAAGCAGCGTCTGACGAGTGGGCTGGCCAGCAGGAACGTAGATTCCAGCAACGATGAGAAGCGGGTAGGAAGCGGGGTTTCCCTCCTCCAGCGCGGCGCGCACGCCGAAGTAGCCGTTGGCGACGGAAAAGACGGCCTCGACGCCGCGTTCAGTTAAGGGGTCAAACCCCTCCGCGACGATACGCCATCCGGCCTCTTCCGCCGTCAATTCAACGGTCTCAGCCGTTACTCTTCTTCTCACCTCAAGACCTCGAGAAGCCCGGCAACACCATCTCGAAAAGCGGCTCGTCCGGCGTCGCCGGCCCGTCTGCTCATAGCATACCACGAACGACACGCCTTCGCCGCGGGCGGGCAGAACCGCTGCGCGCTGTTCCCCGGGCGACGTCTGCCCGGCGGTTGCCCGCCCACGTTCGGACGGCGCCCGAAGGCTTGACGGCGCCACATCGGCCGCAAGATGGGGGCTGAGCTTCGATGGGAGATCGACCGAAGATACCTGGGAAGGCCATGAGCAAGACGACGCCCACGCGCAAGAAGACGCTCCGCCTGGTGGAGAAGAGCGACGAACGCCCTCAAGAGACGCGCCGGGCGCGCGCCGACAGGCGGCAGCTCGAGGACGTCGTCGCCGCCGTTTTTGCCCGCTGGCGGGGCCACGAGCCCGAAGTCGCGATTCTGTCGGCGACGACATTCATTCTCGCAATCGCCGCCATCTTCGCGGGAGCCGACATCCTGTTCACGCTCCTGGTCGTTGCCGTCGCCGCCGTGGCGGTCTGGTCTCCCTGGCGCCGGCCTCGGTAGCGCGCCGCGGACCTCCTTTCTCTCGACGTCTCCAGGAAAACGCCTGTTCCCGACTGTCATGCTTCCTTCACGGAGGCGGCCGCGCCCTTCACGTTCCGTGCACCCTCCGCCAATATTATGTTTAGTGACAATGTGAAAGGAGCATGACATTGCTCGACAAGGCGCGAGACTTCCGCGCGACGACTTTCGCACGTTGGCGCGGCCATGAGCCGGAGATAGCGATTCTGGCAGTTACGACGCTCATCTTGACTGTCGTGGCCATTGCTGCGGGCGCTGATCTCCTCTTCACCCTGTTGGCCGCGGCCACCGCCGCCGTCATCATCTGGTCTCCCTGGCGCGGCGCTGCTATAGAAAGCAGCCGAAGGTACGAATCTTCGACGCCGCTCGCCAGAGAGCATGATGAGGCGATGTCCGAGCGCCATGGGACCCCGTACGCAGAGGAGGTGGAGGCAATGCAACAAAGAAAACCGGCCGTGGGCACGCAAAGGCTCGACGGCCTGCGCGTCGCTATTCTGGTCACAAACGGCTTCGAGAGGGTGGAGCTGACGGAGCCGAGGAAGGCGCTGGAAGAGGCGGGAGCGACGACGCTGGTCATCGCCCCTCACAGCGGCGAAGTGCAATCGATGGACCACGACGTCAAGGCGGACAAGTACAAGGTCGACATGACCCTCGACGAAGCGGACCCCAATAACTTCGACGCGGTCCTCCTACCGGGCGGCGCCTTGAACGCCGATATCCTCCGCATGAACGAGCGGGCCCGCGATTTCGTCCGCCGGATCAGCGAGTCGGGCAAGCCCATAGCGGCCATATGCCATGCGCCCTGGCTTCTGGTGTCGGCCGGCCTCGTCAAAGGACGGACGATAACCAGCTTCTTCTCGTTGCAGGACGACATTCGCAATGCCGGCGGCCGCTGGGTAGACAGGGAAGTTGTCCGCGACCGGAACCTGGTTAGCAGCCGCGGCCCGCGGGATATTCCCGCCTTCAACAAAGAGATGATATCCCTGTTTGCGGAGAGCGCGAGGGCGAGACGCAGGGCAGCGTAGACCCTCCTCGGGGGGAACGTCAGGTCCGAGCGGTGAGCTCGGCCTAGCTTTGTTCTCGGCGGAAGGCGCGAGGCGTACCGTCAGGCCGCCCGGCGGCGGGCCTCGGGTTCGATCCACCGTTCGCCCGGGATCACGCCTATCTTGTGCCGGTAGGCCAGCTCGCCGCCGAGCCAACCTGTGACGAGCAGGATGGCGACGATGGCGGACGAGAGGCCGACCCCAACCGGGGCAACGGCATCGGCGCGGTCGTCGAGGCGGATCAACCAGTTCGCCAGCGCCAGCCCCAGGACGGTACCATTGCCCAGGAAATGCACCCAGCCGCTGAGAATTCGCGCACGGGGGATCGTCAGGAAATCGGTCAGTCCGAAGACGGCGGCAATCGCTCCCGTCACAAGCCCGGCGCCCACGAGCCACTGCGAGGCCCTCGCCCAGAACCCATCGTCGGTTACCATGAAGGCGGCGTCCGAAGCCAGGGCGCTGACCAGGAACGCCACGGGAAAGAGAACGAAGAATGGGTGAAGGGGGTGACCGGACAGGGCCGCCGTGCTCCTCACACCCCTGATCTCGCCCTCCCTCCTGCCGCCGGGTCCTTCGCCGAATTCAGATGCCATCATTCTGCGCATACGGCTCCCTCCTCCCCTCGCTAGCCACCATTTAATTTTAGTCCCGCCGGTTTTCAGACCGCCTTTCACCACACGGGCAATCTCTATCAAAACCGTTTAAGGACTTAGCGCCGGCTACGCTTTCTCTTCTTTCGCCTCCTGTCCAACGAGCGCCGTCATTTGCCGCCAGGCCTCGCGCGCCTCTTCCACCGATCCCTCGTCCTCGATAGTCGAGATGTCGCCCGGCTCGCGGCCGAGGACGACGGCTTTGAGGACGCGGCGCATGATCTTGCCGCTGCGCGTCTTCGGCAGCATGTCGACGAAGTTCATCTCGCCGATCACGGCCACGGGGCCCAGCTCCTTTCGCACCGTTTGCAGCAGCTCCCTTCGCAGTTCTTCCGACGGCTGATGGCCCTGCTTCAGCACCACAAAAGCCGATATCGCCTCGCCGCGTAACTCGTCCGGCCGTCCGGTGACGCCGACCTCGGCCACGGCGGGGTGTTGCAGGAACGCCGTCTCCACCTCGATAGTGCCGATGCGGTGGGCCGCCACTTTGATCACTTCGTCGGCGCGGCCGCTGAACCAGATGTAGCCGTCCTCGTCTTTCGAAGCAGCGTCGCCGGTCGAGTAGACGTTGAGGCCGGGGATGCGCCCCCAGTAATCGGGGCCGTAGCGCTCCGGCTCGCCCCATAGCTGTGAGGTCAGACCGGGAAACGGCCGGCGGATGACGAACAGTCCTTTTTCGCCGGGGGCGCAGGGCACTCCCTCGGGCGTGACGACATCGGCCTCGATCCCCGGCAGGGGAATGCCGCCGGAGCCGGGCTTGATCGGGAGCATGCAGACGCCGTAAGGGTTGCCGATGATGGGCCCGCTGGTCTCGGTGGCCCACATGTGGTCGATCACCGGGATGCGGTCGTCGAAGACCTCCTTCTGGAACCATTCCCACGCCGGCGCGTTCAGCACCTCGCCGGCGGAGAAGACCCGCTGCAACCGGCTCATGTCGAACCGGCGCGCCACCTCGGAGCCGTAGCGCATCATCAGCCGCACAAGCGTAGGCGACGTGAACATCCCTGTGATCCCGTTGTCCTGAATGACGCGATAGAACGCTTCCGGCCCGGGATGATCGGGGGCGCCCTCATAGGCGACGGTGGTCGCCCCGGCGAGGAGCGGCCCGTGAACGATGTAGGCGTGCCCGACGACCCACCCGATGTCGGACGTCGCCCACCAGACGTCGCTCTCGTTGAGGCCGAAGACCCAGCGCGACATGCTCGAGACGTGCGCCTGGTAGCCCCCGTGCGTGTGCACTGCGAGCTTTGGCCTCGCGGTCGTGCCGGAGGTAGGGAGGATGTAGGCGGGCTCGTTCGCTTCCATTATCTCGTAGCCGTCGTCGCGCCCTTCGCCGAGGGCCAGGAAGTCGTCCCACCACAGGTCGCGCTCCGGGTCGAACGAGACGTCGAGGCCGGTGTGTTTCAGCACGACTACCCGTTCGACGCCGGCACCCTCGTTCACGGCGTCGTCGACGATCTTCTTGAGCGGGACGTCGTTTCCCTTGCGCCACGTGCCGTCGGCGGTGAATAGCAGGCGGCAGCCCGTCCTGCCCACGCGGTCGACGAGCGCGCTGGCGCCGAAGCCGGCGAACACGACGACGTGGATGGCGCCGATGCGCGCGGCCGCGAGCATTATCGTTATCGCTTCCGGGCAGGTGGGCATGTAGACGGCGATGCGGTCGCCCTTCCCGATGCCGAGGCCGCGGAGGGCGGCCGCCGCCCTCTTCACGTCGTTAAGCAGGTGGGTGTACGTGTAGACCTTTCGCTCGCCGCGCTCGTCGATGGCGATGAGCGCCGCGTGGCCGCCGCGCCCCTGTTCGACGTGGCGGTCCAGGCAGCTATAGCAGAGGTTCGTCTGCCCTCCGATGAACCAGCGGAACGTGGGCGGCGTCCATTCGAACACCGTGTCCCACTTGCGGAACCAGGGGATGTGAGAGGCGGCCTCTGCCCAGAACGCCTCCGGGTCCTCCCTGGCGCGCCGCACGAGCGACTTCACCATGGGGTTTATGACTTCCATTTCGCTGCACCTCCGATGCCTTCTGCGCGGACCTTCTCCTGGACATCTGGATCATCGCACCAGAGCTGAGATGGACGCAATGACGCACACCGGAAGGCGGGTCGCGGGAAGGGGGCCGGAGCGCGAAATGAAG belongs to Dehalococcoidia bacterium and includes:
- a CDS encoding diguanylate cyclase produces the protein MLGNGRFGRQNGHPSEEVDEEESQTGWPENLRRYLLVAIGFVGAGLLVGMLDEWQEMPHLAFFNALLMVAAVGICAVALRTARTAPEGLPRTAAPVSRDTVTGLPDEQYFWLRLREDYRRARRQGIPLSLTLVDVNNLSAINESYGRECGDTVLRHIGRVVESSKRASDVAARLSDDEIAVILLECNRDGARAFVRRLEHLVTRQPPSITVRGEAIVLWVGVCIGVASALEGEASAEELMARARHDLDVAREERDRRRVRWARI
- a CDS encoding DUF488 domain-containing protein, whose product is MPSTSSNEPTVLTIGHSTRPLDEFLALLKEHGVTLLVDVRTVPGSRRNPQFNRDDLARALEKAGVRYAHAAGLGGLRRARADSPNAGWRNPAFRGFADYMQTDAFQEGIASLIDAARKECVAIMCAEALPWRCHRSLISDALTVRGVRVEHIMGRRKTQPHRVTPWARVEGGRITYPPPLDAD
- a CDS encoding DMT family transporter — encoded protein: MRSPAYLVLALGVIAVSSAAVLIREAEAPALVIAAYRLGLAAMPAGAAAVVLAPRYPFQARSLRWPLLAGAFLALHFGFWIASLQQTSVITSVVLVTTNPLFVGLASPFLLKERVAKATWAGIAVSIAGAGVMAVEDVGEGWGTLTGDLYALLGAVFSAAYLMTGRRARREMAWTGYIGAAYTAAALLLVASVIVAGESFTGYSAKTFLMFGLLALVPQLIGHSAINWSLAYVPAALVAVAILGEPVGATALAAFVLGETPTALELLGSAFVLAGVYVALRPARRPSEAVPLEQAAT
- a CDS encoding universal stress protein, which encodes METKKSLLLPLEGSVAPEGPLHVAAAIADLRQVNISVLYVSPEPLPRQKVLRVLGISGDWAEKVEPLNAVGEPAQEILRVAGEIGADSIIMLTRGGTGEPETLQHLTIPVLQDPPCPVFVVRMALDLLSQTGRLRRMRRILVPLDGTAEAAFALKEASGLAKQANARLLMLHVIESNPERGKAPATPSFSDHSPYEMEAWGDEFFRSNFALTPAPQGLEVEIALRFGDPQSEIIQFAAESDCDLVVAAWSGNLSPGRAAVVLRLLHEATCPLLFLLGKRST
- a CDS encoding glycosyl hydrolase family 65 protein — its product is MRRRVTAETVELTAEEAGWRIVAEGFDPLTERGVEAVFSVANGYFGVRAALEEGNPASYPLLIVAGIYVPAGQPTRQTLLTLADPAQLNITLGGQRLEMSEVETLLHARELDMRRALSKRTWVFVDGEGRRWRWESFRVAAASVPDCYLYSLKLSIEEGEPARVVVSFPTGVILTHESADEETEVLGAQDLTAPHLLRGKSTVKAARTWAVDGSIAANARKEEPLVINAANRIVTVTGGGLEHECAFDEVLADHQRVWKERWELADVMIGGDLRLQQAARFAVYHLLSSVAAVDGRFSVGPRDLSGRAYHGHVFWDTEIFVLPLLSFAWQEASRSCLLYRYRTLGAARHRAKSFGYEGAMYAWESTDTGDDVTPPFAVLPNGNVLRILNGEQENHISADIPYALVQYWKATGDDEFMRRYGAEILVECARFWRSRVSPEGGAYSIHNVIGPDEYHNGVSNNAYTNAMARWTLLEAVNCLERFHKVDAGGARELVRRLGVGDDEPMGWREVAEKLVRSTFYEDEVVPQFDGFFDLDEIDVESYRRAGIPLDIAVGHDAVQRMRAVKQPDVLMALFLLPDLWTEASARRNFEYYENITAHTSSLSAPIHALLAAWMRDDELCRFYLERSMEIDLGNDFRGAATGIHVGSLGGLWQAIVFGLGGLKFSHDLLEFDPFLPSSVESIDFSFIWQRRRVQARVGPRTLALQVEGEPCEVRVNRARRTVGTGEAETFDFDPQLTYWGATREEGGT
- a CDS encoding type 1 glutamine amidotransferase domain-containing protein, whose product is MQQRKPAVGTQRLDGLRVAILVTNGFERVELTEPRKALEEAGATTLVIAPHSGEVQSMDHDVKADKYKVDMTLDEADPNNFDAVLLPGGALNADILRMNERARDFVRRISESGKPIAAICHAPWLLVSAGLVKGRTITSFFSLQDDIRNAGGRWVDREVVRDRNLVSSRGPRDIPAFNKEMISLFAESARARRRAA
- a CDS encoding DUF2231 domain-containing protein, whose amino-acid sequence is MMASEFGEGPGGRREGEIRGVRSTAALSGHPLHPFFVLFPVAFLVSALASDAAFMVTDDGFWARASQWLVGAGLVTGAIAAVFGLTDFLTIPRARILSGWVHFLGNGTVLGLALANWLIRLDDRADAVAPVGVGLSSAIVAILLVTGWLGGELAYRHKIGVIPGERWIEPEARRRAA
- a CDS encoding acetate--CoA ligase → MEVINPMVKSLVRRAREDPEAFWAEAASHIPWFRKWDTVFEWTPPTFRWFIGGQTNLCYSCLDRHVEQGRGGHAALIAIDERGERKVYTYTHLLNDVKRAAAALRGLGIGKGDRIAVYMPTCPEAITIMLAAARIGAIHVVVFAGFGASALVDRVGRTGCRLLFTADGTWRKGNDVPLKKIVDDAVNEGAGVERVVVLKHTGLDVSFDPERDLWWDDFLALGEGRDDGYEIMEANEPAYILPTSGTTARPKLAVHTHGGYQAHVSSMSRWVFGLNESDVWWATSDIGWVVGHAYIVHGPLLAGATTVAYEGAPDHPGPEAFYRVIQDNGITGMFTSPTLVRLMMRYGSEVARRFDMSRLQRVFSAGEVLNAPAWEWFQKEVFDDRIPVIDHMWATETSGPIIGNPYGVCMLPIKPGSGGIPLPGIEADVVTPEGVPCAPGEKGLFVIRRPFPGLTSQLWGEPERYGPDYWGRIPGLNVYSTGDAASKDEDGYIWFSGRADEVIKVAAHRIGTIEVETAFLQHPAVAEVGVTGRPDELRGEAISAFVVLKQGHQPSEELRRELLQTVRKELGPVAVIGEMNFVDMLPKTRSGKIMRRVLKAVVLGREPGDISTIEDEGSVEEAREAWRQMTALVGQEAKEEKA